In Populus trichocarpa isolate Nisqually-1 chromosome 16, P.trichocarpa_v4.1, whole genome shotgun sequence, a genomic segment contains:
- the LOC7454678 gene encoding zinc finger protein 8, with product MDKVERETHDFMNVESFSQLPFIRPAPIKEKGIRLFGIEFGSNKESPAADESDSAETNEDAAKENESSDNNRRFECHYCCRNFPTSQALGGHQNAHKRERQHAKRAHLQSAMIHNSLSDAHYYGILNYRIDSISTAAMTHPSWNSHTSTNRYYGGQGSYSQQPINGSPLGLWRIPAVHGSATLQHPDRSVHPLPSFSGEGLKPSPAGGSSSHGRYGYESKSSVQDRVSLDLHL from the coding sequence ATGGATAAGGTTGAAAGGGAGACTCACGACTTCATGAATGTGGAATCCTTCTCTCAGCTTCCCTTTATCCGCCCCGCACCCATCAAAGAAAAGGGCATTCGCCTCTTCGGTATAGAGTTTGGCAGCAACAAAGAAAGTCCAGCAGCTGACGAGTCTGATTCAGCGGAAACTAATGAAGACGCCGCTAAAGAAAATGAGAGCAGTGACAACAACAGAAGATTTGAGTGCCATTACTGTTGCAGAAACTTCCCTACTTCGCAAGCCTTAGGTGGCCACCAAAACGCACACAAAAGAGAGCGTCAGCACGCGAAACGTGCCCACCTCCAGTCGGCAATGATTCATAACAGCCTCTCAGATGCACACTATTATGGCATTTTAAACTACAGGATAGATTCAATTTCCACCGCAGCCATGACTCACCCTTCATGGAATAGCCACACTAGCACTAATAGGTATTACGGCGGTCAAGGCTCCTATTCACAACAACCTATCAATGGGAGTCCACTAGGCTTGTGGCGGATCCCGGCTGTTCACGGTAGTGCTACTCTCCAACATCCTGACCGTTCGGTGCATCCATTACCATCATTTTCCGGTGAGGGACTGAAACCCTCACCTGCCGGTGGTTCAAGCTCACATGGGCGGTACGGATATGAGTCCAAGTCGAGCGTTCAAGACCGTGTGAGTTTAGATCTTCATCTTTAA